DNA sequence from the Hippopotamus amphibius kiboko isolate mHipAmp2 chromosome 1, mHipAmp2.hap2, whole genome shotgun sequence genome:
GGCCGTGCTGGCCCTCTACGCCTCGGCCTGCGTCACGGGCCTGGTGGCGGACAGCGGGGATGGGGTCACCTGCACCGTCCCCATCTTCGAGGGCTACTCCCTGCCCCACGCCGTCACCAAGCTCTACGTGGCGGGGAGGGACATCACGGAGCACCTCACCCGGCTGCTGCTGGCCAGCGGGAGGACCTTCCCGTGTGCGCTGGACAAAGCCCTCGTGGACGACATCAAGGAGAAGCTGTGCTACGTGGCACTGGAGCCGGAGAAGGAGCTGTCCCGCAGGTCGGAGGAGGTGCTCAGGGAGTACAAGCTGCCCGATGGCAGCCTCATCCGCATCGGGGACCAGCTGTTCCAGGCGCCCGAGGCCCTGTTCTCGCCCGAGCAGCTGGGCATCCAGAACCCGGGCCTCTCCAAGATGGTCTCCTGCAGCATCACCAAGTGCGACGCCGACATCCAGAAGACCCTTTACGGGGAGATTGTGCTGTCCGGGGGCACCACGCTCTTCCAGGGCCTGGACGACCGTCTCCTGCGGGAGCTGGAGCAGCAGGCCTCCAAAGGGACGCCCATCAAGATCTCGGCGCCGCCCGACCGCGGGTTCTCCACGTGGATCGGCGCCTCCATCGTCACCTCCCTGAGCAGCTTCAAGCAGATGTGGGTCACCTCCGCCGACTTCAAGGAGTTCGGGACATCCGTGGTCCAGAGGAGGTGCTTCTGAGGGGCCGCACGCCCGGGGCGGCCGCGGTGGGCCATGAACGCGCCCTTCAGCACCTGCGGGCTGTTCAATAAAAGACGGAACGCTGCGGTCCTTGGCCACGTCGGGCTCGGTTCCTTCTCGGGGGCGTCAGAGTCACTTCTGACCCTGGTGGTGAACCTCTTCTCAGGGATTCTGTTCCCCCGGCCCCCTTTCTCCCAAGAAAGCCCCGGGTTATGAGTTGCGCGTCCACCTGTAGAGTCTGTGCCCAAAGCAGGGGCCCAGGCTTCCCGCCCAGAGCCTGGAATCTCTATTTTAAACGTGTGTCTTAGGCGGGACAGGAATGGGCTTAGGGACAAGCAGGAATGCTGCCCTGTCCTGAGGTCACGAAACCCTCCCCTGGGAAAGCACCAGGGGCTTTCAGTCTGCTTTgacgggggcggggcaggggagtGGGCTGGAGCCCCTGTCTTGGGCGGGCGGGAGCGGGAATGCCGCCCCTTTAGGGTTCTGTGAGGCTCCTGCTTCCGGGGGGAGTTTAAGAAGCGCTCCTTGATTATTGTGATGCTTCTGTTTCTACTTTTAAAGATGTTTATAGCACTCTTTGGGGAGTAAATACTGGAGACAAAGTTAACGGCCATCCATAAAGTCGCGTTTGAATCAATTATGCATAAAGGGAATTTTTCCACACGGATGGGGTGGAGCTCTCTCAGACTATTGGGAGAAGGCTGTTAGGTCCTTTGCTATTTGACTTGCTCTTCAGTCTAGTGTACATTGTATAACTCACTTGTCATAATAGTTCACGTGGACTATAAGATTTATTAATGTGGACATGAAGGGATAAGAAATGTAAGATATGaataagagtattttttttaacgcttcaaaatgtatttttgatataCCAGCATAGAGACCTGCCATCAGTAAAGCCCTGATGGACAGTCTCACAgacatttgtattgtttcttcGAACGTCAGCCCTCTGTGCCTCTTCACCTAGCAAGCAACTTGGGCAGGCATTTTAAAAGTGGAAGAACTTCAGGTGacattttttaggtttttaaaaaacgaATATAATGTCTGATTGTGTAAGTTAGATTAATTTATTGGCTAAACGTGGGGTCCAAGATGACATTTTTCACCTTCTTAGGAACAGGCATTAGGTCAGctgcaaaacagaaaacacttttTCCACAGGGTAGCTAACATAGGGTTAGTCAAGTTGGTGATGCCTGCCCGTTAACCATTTATGCACTGGTAATAAAATtacaagaataaaattaaaaaaaaaaactattgggaGAGAAGTGGAAAATATAGAGACAGCTTTATGAAGTGAATCCCCCCTTTTCTGATAAAGAAAGCAGTGGCCCTTTTCCGTGTATACCTGTGCATGttggtatatacacatataagtgaATGTGTGTTTTTATGGGGTTATAGACACATGGAGAAAGAACAGAAGGGTAGACACCACTGGTTGGTGGGGCAAGGAAGGAATGAGAGGTTGTACAGAGGCAGGGAAAATCTTTCTTTTAGAAAACTTTCCTAAAGAAATTTAGCTTGAATGAAATAAACCCATCTATCTAAACggtatgtatttgtgtttttagtGTTTGCTTGGTATACCTTTTCCCATCTGTTTACTTTCAAATTACCTATGTCATATTTGAAATGTGCATTTAGTGTATTGGAagatagcatatagttgggtcattttttaaaaaaatccaccagtttctgtcttttaattggcaCATGTAGATGGCTTACCTTTAAGGTGATATTTCCATCTTAAGTCTGCCATTTTAttgtttcctgtttcctctgtttcttttttcttacctttGAAACCATGCCCCATAGGGTTAACAGAAACTGGTGACTACAGAAATTCTTGAGCTTGTCTTtcagcttgttaaaaaaaaaaaaacccctctgcTTGTAGCCTGCCTTCACTTAATTATTCTGTTGCAAATTTCATACCCTCCAAGCTTCATGTAGCCcaaacaataagatgtttgcctGAGTTGTTTCCCAgaaacttggagtcagctgtgtctagtttgagCTTGAGCCGGCTAAGACTGGTTGGGACCACTGACCCTAAAACTGGACCTATGCAGGTGTCCGATGAGTGACCTTTTGACATCAGAGGGCCAAAAACCCCACCCTCAGATCCTGCTAAGCACTGATATTTTTGAACATGCATCCTGTGAAGATGCATGTAACTCAGATACACCTGCACGGAACACCCGTTACCTCACCTTTTCCTGacctccaatcacctttccccacacCTAGGACCACCCTGCTTCTTTATCTCATAAATATCTCAAGCCCCTGGCCTTTTGGGGCGTGGATATGAGACGGGTTCATCTGTCTCCTTGCTTGGTTGCCTTGTGAATAAGACTTTTCTCTGCTGCAAAATGGCATCTCAGCGTTTGGCTTGCTGTGCTTTGGGCAAACAGTCCTGGCTCTGCAATCCCTTCCTCTGGGTTACTAGAGCGTTTTCTAGGATTCCATCTTGATTTATCGATAGAGTTTTGAGTACACTTTGTGCTGATTTCTTGGTGATTGCTCTGAGTAAACACCACCACCCACTGGTGGTAACGCTTTTACCCCTTGGAGTGAAGTGTATTTGGATCTCTTTACCGTCCCAACTTTCAAATAGAACTGTCTTCAGTTTTATCTTCAACCCTCAAATGATTTCAGAAACTCAAGAGAATAGTCTAATTTGATGACTGCTATTTTTACCCAATCCCATGTTCTTTTGCCCTGTCTGGAGTTCCAAGCCACCCCTCGGCCCGgtgctattatttcctttttgtttagagAACTTCCCTTAGCAGTTCTTTAAGGGTAGGTTTCCTagcaacaaattctcttagtttgccaacatctgagaatgtctttactTCCCCATCATCCCTGAAGGATacttttgctgggtatagaattctcaGTTAActgttttctttcagcacttgaagaATATTGTGCTGGTTCCTCCTCCATGGCCTCTGCAGTTTCAGATCAGACATCTTATTTGCTTGGTGTTTCCTTACAGGTAATGCATtgtttctctctggctgctttcaagagttTTTCATCATTCAGTTATGATGTGTCCTGGCATGGATTTCTTCAGATTTATCCTATTTGGGATTTATCCAGCCTCTCGAATCTGCAGACATGTCTTTTGCCAAACTTGGGAAGGTTTGTGCTATtgtttcttctaatatttttacagtctgctctcttttctctccttctgggtCTCTGAGGAtacaaaagttttcaattttgtttttgtccCATGGACCCCTGAGACTTGGTTCTTCATTTTCCAGTctactttctctgttttcagaTTGGGTACCTTCTATTCACCTGTCCTGAAAGTTGCTGATTCTACCCTCTGTCGTCACACACTATTTTTAAGCCTTCCcaacacattttttatttgagttGTGCTTTTCAGTTTGATAATTTCCACTTGACTATCATTTTATAACTTCTAATTCTTTGCTGGGAGTTTCCATCTTTGCATTTGTCTCAAGGGAGTTTTCATTGTTTGCTGAAACCTTTTTACAATGCTGCTTTAAAACCTTtacccaggggcttcctaggtggtgcagtgttaagaatctgcctgccaatgcaggggacacgggtttgatccctgctccaggaagatcccacatgctgcagagcaactaagcccatgtgccacaactattgagcatgtgctttagagcccgtgagccacaactattgagcccatatgctgcaactactgaaggccacgcacctagagcccttgctccacaacaagagaagccatggcaatgaggagcctgcgcaccacaatgaagagtagccccccccgctcactgcaactaaagaaagcctgtgcacagaaacaaagactcaacacagccaataaaataaataaatttaaaacattaaaaaaaaaaaaaacctttacccAGATAACCCACATCTAGTCCATCTCCATCTGCTCTGGCAGTCACACCTACTGGTTGTCTTCTCATTCATGTTGGTTTTCCTGGTTCTCGGTATGATGAGTGATTTTCTATTTTAccctggacattttgaatatccCAAAACTGGATCCTACTTAATCTTTTTGTAGCCAGCATTCTCCTGTGAAGGTAGAGCATGAggactgggtgtgtgtgtgtgttcagttttCCGATAGGCCCCACAGACACCTCCCCAGCAACATGGTCACTGCTCACATGCCCTTCTTGCagatgggtggggtggaggtTCAGCTCCCCTCTCAGCCCCACTAAACCTTCCTGGAGAAAGTGGGCACCGACTAATCCTGCCTCATTGCCCCTGCGTGGGGGGGCGGTGTAAATGCTCAGCTCTCTGCAGGGCCCCAGTGACACCcggggagggggaagcagagTGTCAGCTAGCCCGCCTCCCACTGCCACCTGCTGTCTTGTTCATGCTGGGTGACGCAGAGGGTCTGACCCCTGCAAGGCCCCACAGACACCAGGGGTGGGCGTGAAGCAGTGCTGCCAAGACCCTGCTCACACCACCTCATCCAGTCTCACTGCTGCTGGATGGAGCAGGGGCTCAATGCATCCCTGGATGCCAGCAACACCACCGCAGCAGGGGACCCGGAGCTTCTGGAGCGGGGCAGTTGCATGGGCCTGGGTGGAGTGGTGTATCAGATCAGCTCTCCACTCTGCCCACTGAAAccacaggggtggggcacagctTTTGGCATTTGGATAGAAGAGGGAGATAGAATAGAATATCTATATTTGATATCTACATTTGATAGAATCCCCAAAGGCATTCTATTGTTAGGTCACACTTTGCCCACAGGAATAGAATTTACTTGGAGTGTTTATGTCAGTTGGAGATTTGGGGTTGGAGGCCTCTACGGGGCCCTGTGTGGATGTATGGGTGATGAGAAGGAAGCCCAGGGAGCCCCCAACCCCCCAGGCCTCAGCAGGCTGCCACCTTCCCATCTTTCAGACACTTcctatgtttgtttgttgtgttaCTACCAAGGCTTTTAGTTGTAAGAAAGAGGATCTGGAGGAATGGGGCACCTGagtaaagtttttatttctttccattacaCTTGAAGGTCACGGGGGATCTTGGGGAAGGCCACTGGCCCTGCCCTCAAccaccttgcctttcagggtcaCTGTTTTACAGGAGAGAGTGTCAAGGCTCAGGAGCTGTGACTTCCCAAAGCTACACAGGGAGCTGGGAGCAGAGCTCAGCCCAGATTCCCAGTCCAGGGATTTTTCTCCACCCAAGACTGTCCTTGTGTTACCAAActacactttaaataaaattactaaaagctttttttttctattcaagaTACTATGCTTCTCATATGGTGGCTGCTGCTACTGTTGATGGTGATAattatggtggtgatgatggtggtggtgatgatggtggtgatggtggcgatggtggtgatggtggtgatggtgatggtgacgatggtggtggtgatggtgatggtgatgatggtggtgatgggggtggtgatggtggtggtggtggcaattGTGATGCTGGgtatggtggtgatgatggtgggtGTCTGTCCTCTAGGTCATCTTCAGCACTAAGTCCTTGGGGTGCATGCTGTGGGGTACAGAGAGGGAAAGTAGCTCCCCAAGTCCCTGACAGTATCCATAACAGAAGCTTTGAAACTGATCTGGCTTCCAATTCTGGCTCCTTGAGGGGGGTGGGAGGTCCAGGGGAGTGTCAGGCAGGCTAGGTGGCTGCTAATGAGGGGGGAGAAGTAGAGTAGCCCTGAGTTCAGCCTTCCCATCCACAGCTTCACCCCTGCTTTGGCCTGGTGATGTCTAACATGAAAGAtcagggcttggggagggggtaGGCTaagtcctggaggaggggagagccACCTTTCTATGGCTTTGAGCTCCTCAGACCCTGCCTGCCAGGAGAACAAGAAGTGAATCTGAGCCAGTTTCCCTGTTTCTGAGAGTGGATTCCCACTTCCCACATCTTGACAGAGGTCTCTTCAGACCCCTTCCCATCCATTTGGTCCTGAACAGGCTCTTTCTTTGAAGCAACATTTGGATGCAAGACGGGATGGAATGCTGGAGGCAGGCCAGCTCTGCTTGAGGTTCAAAATTCATGGGCAGGAGAGGAAGACGTGGAGAGCAGAGGCCAATCATGCCCGAGCACGACTCAGGCTCTGAGTGAGACTGATCCGCCAGGAACCGGCAGGGCCCAGACCCTGTCAGCTCCTCCATCTCCCCTCCAATGGCCTCTCTCCCGGCCCTGCCAGAGGTGACTGCTCATATCAGTCCGTGGGGGCCCCTGCCGTGACGCTCCACTCCGCCACCCCCAAAGCCCAGCTCCCACTCCAGACAGGGTTGCAGGTTTCCACAGGGGACTCGGGAGTGGGTTCCATGAGAGATCCTGGCCACGAATGTGGGGTACCCCCAAAACCACGTGACATGGTGGGAACCAGACCCCAGCAGTGCTGCCCTGGTGTGGGACTCAGGCCAAAGGAGTGCCTCCTCAAGCACCCCATTGGTCAACCCATGGCCTGGCCACCTCCTGAGATGCCACAGAAGAGGTCTGGAGGCACCTCTGTCACCAGCGGCTCCGGCGGCCCGGCCTCTGATGGAGGAGCCACGAATCCTGGAGAGAATGGGGCTGTTATGACGTAGCTGTCTGGGGGGGACCTGGCACTTTAGGGCCCTCTACCCCTTGGCCAAACCCCAGGCCTCACTGTGGACAGTGTGGAGGCTGTGATGGCCACTGTCCGTGTCCACGAGGACAACTGCCTGTCCCTCTGTACGACTTGAGCCAGAAGGTGAGACGTCACGGGCGCCTGGATCCTGCAGGGGCAGGGACCCTCCTCTGTGGGCGGCGTTGAGGATGCACTTGGGCAGGAGGCTAAGGAGAGTCTGCCAGCCCCTAGAAGGGACTAAGGATGACAGGTGCGACTATGTCCTTCCCAGGGTCCACCCCGCCTGGAGTAGAGGCCCCCACATTCACATCCACGGGGGCTGCGGAGGAGCTGACTGGGGCTATAGACGTGCCCAGGTGCACCCAGGGCTGGCCTGGCTGCTCTGCTCCACATGGGGCTCCTCTCTGCTCAGCTGTGCTCCACCCTCCAGGTGACGGGTCACCTGTCCCACTTCTGAGGAACTCAGTGTATCCCTGCACTCTGACAGCGCTTCTCGCAGGTGGGCCTGGTCACCAGCGGGCTCCCTAACTCACTCATTCATCCCACACACTCACCAAGTTCCAGGCAGGCTCTGTGTGCCCGTGACCTTGCAGGGAGGTGGACGTGGCTGCCAAGGAGGGGACGGGGCTGCCAAGGAGGGGACGGGGCTGCCAAGGAGGGGACGGGGCCGTAGGCAGAGGCGTGAACTTGGATTGAATCCTCGGCCCTGGCGTGCCCTGTGAAGGACCCCTCAGGGTGCAGGTGCCAGAGCTGGGCAGGGGATATTCCACATCCAGTAGCCAGAAGGCTCTGCATGTGAACCCCTCACCCCGAAGTGGGTGTGGCCCTGGAGCCCTGAGCGGTTTCCACTCTGTGCAGCTCCTGCCACGTGCACGGACCAGGTGCTGTCAGACCGCGAGCGCCTCAGAGCCGCCCGTGTCCAGAGGtgctcctcctgcccccagacTCTGCCCTGAGGTTTGAAGACCCACGTGGGATGCtctccccagggcctttgcacacaggGGGCTGCCTGGGAGGGGCGCCAACTCCTGCCCTGGCGGAGGTGGGCAGAGCCTAACAGACTGAGCCTCCAGGCCGTCTTTCCCCGCCGGGGACCCAGGGCCTGAGGCCGGACAGCCAACAGCTGAGTCAGGGGGCTGGGTGGCACCTTCAGGCCCCctgtgctccccctcccccccttccccaggACGGCGGGGTGCCAGGCCCCCTGCCCACACGGGAAACTTGTAAATAAGTGAGGTACCACTGTGGACCGCTTGAGTATTGTACAGTTCCCCAACTTCCACGCGAGGGGGATTCACGGGCACGTAAGAGTGTAGCCTCACACTCCGGGGACCCAACCACAGAATCGAGATAATCAGAGAACTGGGGGTGCCGGTGGAGCTGACCCCCCAGGAGGGGGCCTGGGAGCAACACACAAGGCCAGGACCCTTCCCTGCCCGCCCCATTCTGACGGCTCTGAAGGACCGGGAGGTGGACTGCTCTGTGGGGGGAGCCCGGCCGCCCTGGGCACACTAGGCACCTGGGGCAGAGGGGGCTGACCCTCCAAAGGCAGGCGCTGGACTCTCAGGCTGCCAGGGGCCCAAAGAAGAGGGACCAGTGTGGCCCCCTGCTGCCCCGGGTTCTGGGCAGTGGTAGCCCTGGCAGTGCGGGCCTACACGGTGGCCCCAGTGCCCCAGCCCAAAGGGATGGCAGCGGTGGGGGTGGTGCACGGAGGGGCGAGCTGGGTGTCGACACGGGGCTGTACGGGCTGCACAAAGCCTGGTGCTTCCGGGAGATGCCATCAGAGCCAAGGTCCCGGGGCAGGAGAGCCAGGGGTCCAGGCCAGAGCTGGGAGCTGGCTGGTACCGCAAAGGCCTGCGTCGGGCCTCCGTTTCCTCCCTCGCAGGCCAGGTGCCAGAGCAGAGGGGCCGTGCCCCTAGGAGCGGTGTCCGCTGCCGGCCACAATCTTGTCCTGCCCTTGGGTGAACGGGCGTGTTTGAAGCTGCAAATAAGGGGCAGGGGCCCAGGGACCGGGGCTCAGGGTGGGCCCAGCGGGTACAGAGAGCCGGGCTCCCCTGACCCCA
Encoded proteins:
- the ACTRT2 gene encoding actin-related protein T2 encodes the protein MFNPHVLDSPAVIFDNGSGLCKAGLSGEIGPRHIVTSVVGHPKFKLPSAGANQKKYFVGEEALHRYEVLHLHYPIERGLITAWDDMEKLWKHLFEWELGVKASDRPVLMTEPSLNPRETREKMAQVMFESFDVPAFYLSDQAVLALYASACVTGLVADSGDGVTCTVPIFEGYSLPHAVTKLYVAGRDITEHLTRLLLASGRTFPCALDKALVDDIKEKLCYVALEPEKELSRRSEEVLREYKLPDGSLIRIGDQLFQAPEALFSPEQLGIQNPGLSKMVSCSITKCDADIQKTLYGEIVLSGGTTLFQGLDDRLLRELEQQASKGTPIKISAPPDRGFSTWIGASIVTSLSSFKQMWVTSADFKEFGTSVVQRRCF